The proteins below are encoded in one region of Vespa velutina chromosome 11, iVesVel2.1, whole genome shotgun sequence:
- the LOC124953098 gene encoding facilitated trehalose transporter Tret1-like encodes MIEKIVGFSQDTLVYQSGQTIKAKRFLQYIASLAVSIGAIASGVTISWTSQAGTDGVNIATIYKIAVTPEEYSWIGSLAALGSAVVCVPIGTLADIIGRKYSMLMLVIPFTIGWLCIIFAKSVAFFYVGRFLTGFSGGAFSVTGPMYTSEIGESEIRGRLGTFYHLFKTVGILIVAVLYLIDINMYQLSIISGFIPIIFGIAFSFMPESPVYYLLKGNEDAARKIYIKLRGSQYDVEQELSMQKKMIEEVNKNKVSFLSLLKSKACKKAILISYGLMTFQQLSGVNVVAFYIGFIFDKAGGFLGPKEATIIVGVIAITMVFISILTVDRLGRRILLTISCLIMCLSNLALGIYFYLLETTSTSTLGWLPFLSVCSFIISFAIGFGPLPWMMISELFTPDTKSIVGSSACFLNWTLAFIVTKTFVNLNDIIHVYGTFWLFSLFCAVGVIFVLFFVPETKGKTLEQIQRELSA; translated from the coding sequence atgatagaaaaaattgttgGTTTTTCACAAGATACCCTTGTCTATCAAAGTGGGCAAACAATCAAAGCAAAAAGGTTCCTACAATACATTGCAAGTTTAGCAGTCTCCATAGGTGCAATAGCATCTGGAGTGACAATATCATGGACCTCACAAGCTGGTACAGATGGTGTCAATATAGCAACCATATATAAAATCGCTGTTACACCAGAAGAATATTCATGGATTGGATCACTCGCAGCACTTGGTTCTGCAGTAGTGTGTGTACCTATTGGTACTCTTGCAGATATAATAGGCAGAAAATATTCTATGCTAATGCTTGTAATTCCTTTTACAATTGGCTGGCTTTGTATTATCTTTGCAAAGTCTGTCGCTTTTTTTTATGTCGGAAGGTTCTTAACAGGTTTTAGTGGCGGAGCCTTTAGTGTGACTGGTCCTATGTATACCTCAGAAATTGGTGAAAGTGAAATTCGTGGGAGATTAGgtacattttatcatttatttaaaactgTGGGTATTTTAATAGTAGCCGTTCTATATTTAATtgacataaatatgtatcaaTTATCCATTATATCTGGATTCATACCAATAATCTTTGGTATAGCATTTTCCTTTATGCCAGAAAGTCCcgtatattatttacttaaagGAAATGAAGATGCTgctagaaaaatatatattaaacttaGAGGTTCTCAATATGATGTAGAACAAGAATTAAGTAtgcagaaaaaaatgatagaagagGTTAATAAAAACAAGGTATCTTTCCTATCTTTATTGAAATCTAAAGCTTGTAAAAAAGCCATATTAATATCGTATGGACTTATGACATTTCAACAATTGAGTGGAGTAAATGTTGTTGCATTTTACATTGGTTTTATATTTGACAAAGCAGGAGGTTTTCTTGGACCTAAGGAAGCTACTATTATCGTAGGAGTAATTGCAATAACTATGGTGTTTATAAGCATATTAACAGTCGATCGTCTAGGTAGAAGAATATTACTTACAATATCTTGTCTTATTATGTGTTTATCTAACTTAGCACTTGGTATTTACTTCTATCTCTTGGAAACAACAAGTACAAGTACTCTAGGCTGGTTACCTTTCTTGTctgtttgttcttttataatttcatttgcaATTGGGTTTGGTCCTCTTCCGTGGATGATGATCTCAGAACTTTTTACACCTGATACCAAAAGTATCGTTGGTAGTAGTGCTTGCTTTTTGAATTGGACACTGGCATTTATAGTCACTAAAacttttgttaatttaaatgatattattcatGTCTATGGTACGTTTTggttattttctcttttttgtgcTGTAGGtgtcatttttgttttattctttgttccagaaacgaaaggaaaaacgtTAGAACAAATTCAACGCGAATTAAGCGCATAG